In a single window of the Methanolobus psychrophilus R15 genome:
- a CDS encoding ArsR family transcriptional regulator, with amino-acid sequence MKRNENQTNLQENHYSEELAGIKADISSLSQVVARVVEQANDQQLNIMFSELKNDISKPLINYMIQDSKNALSSKMCTDCDKKEICRAAFEKLLQETALLLMDNQVGEEMIEQYEKRFEELRELATTGNCDSCTSHASEVFRKQLDLIRSLNVSGKNKSERLAPGISELPDEVVSYICEPLANKQRLLMLRALSTGSKSFSELSRVTGLRGGNLLFHLQKLTDSKIVSQRNERGDYFLTQRGYTILHGLAGLYKGLQE; translated from the coding sequence ATGAAAAGGAATGAAAATCAGACAAACCTGCAAGAAAACCATTATTCTGAGGAACTTGCAGGAATAAAAGCAGATATATCGTCCCTGAGTCAGGTTGTCGCCAGGGTGGTCGAGCAGGCGAATGATCAGCAACTTAACATAATGTTTTCGGAGCTGAAGAACGACATTTCAAAGCCGCTGATAAATTACATGATCCAGGATAGCAAAAATGCCCTCAGCAGCAAGATGTGCACAGACTGTGACAAGAAAGAGATATGCAGAGCAGCTTTTGAGAAACTGCTCCAGGAAACTGCTTTGCTACTTATGGATAATCAAGTTGGTGAAGAGATGATCGAACAATACGAAAAACGTTTTGAGGAACTCAGAGAATTGGCTACTACCGGGAATTGTGATTCATGCACATCCCATGCCTCAGAAGTTTTCAGAAAGCAGCTGGATCTCATCCGCTCATTGAACGTCTCCGGCAAAAATAAGAGTGAAAGATTGGCCCCTGGAATAAGTGAACTCCCGGATGAAGTGGTCAGTTATATATGCGAACCACTTGCGAACAAACAAAGACTTCTGATGCTTCGGGCACTGAGTACAGGGTCAAAGAGTTTCTCTGAGCTTTCCAGGGTAACAGGTCTTCGGGGAGGAAACCTGTTGTTCCATCTCCAGAAACTGACCGATAGCAAGATAGTCAGCCAGAGAAACGAGCGTGGAGACTACTTTCTCACGCAAAGGGGCTACACAATCCTGCATGGACTTGCGGGGCTGTACAAAGGCCTGCAGGAATGA
- a CDS encoding histidine kinase, HAMP region, whose translation MVKWYNSLETKLTVSFMVLILLVSMSTFAFTVHEAKTAITDQMKEELFLTAKIMSSQIDGDLLNQINVKEDTENEAFMQVYQKLEDLRGDNTDIITYVYIMRLDGEGNARFIVDADYLEDGIIDVYADQLYEDAPIEDINMGMLEPYVSEEPYTDEWGTFMTGYSPIYDSNGNIAGVLGVDFDIATVKEKQDFLSSLVYYILIGSILAASSVVMYFSRTIIKDLNSITKVAKSISDGELNVDLPTIKSKSEIYELNEGMRSVLAVVEFLTDEVDGKSKEGDQ comes from the coding sequence ATGGTGAAATGGTATAACAGCCTGGAAACAAAACTGACTGTAAGCTTTATGGTACTGATTTTACTTGTGTCAATGAGTACCTTCGCCTTTACGGTCCATGAAGCAAAAACAGCTATAACCGACCAGATGAAAGAGGAATTATTCCTAACTGCAAAAATAATGTCAAGCCAGATCGACGGAGATCTTCTAAACCAGATCAATGTAAAAGAAGATACTGAGAACGAGGCATTCATGCAGGTATATCAGAAACTTGAGGATTTAAGAGGAGATAATACTGACATAATTACATATGTATATATAATGAGATTGGATGGAGAAGGGAATGCCAGATTCATTGTGGATGCTGATTACCTTGAAGATGGCATCATAGATGTTTATGCTGACCAGCTTTATGAGGATGCCCCGATTGAAGATATAAACATGGGTATGTTAGAGCCATATGTTTCAGAAGAACCTTACACAGATGAGTGGGGCACATTCATGACGGGCTATTCTCCCATATATGATTCCAATGGCAATATTGCAGGTGTCCTTGGAGTCGATTTTGACATAGCTACTGTCAAAGAGAAGCAGGATTTCCTGAGTTCCCTGGTCTATTATATACTGATTGGCTCAATACTTGCTGCCAGCTCGGTAGTTATGTATTTCTCAAGGACGATCATTAAGGATCTGAACAGTATCACCAAGGTTGCAAAAAGTATCTCAGACGGAGAATTGAATGTAGACCTCCCAACAATTAAATCCAAGTCAGAGATCTATGAATTAAACGAAGGGATGAGAAGTGTGCTTGCGGTAGTTGAATTCCTTACAGACGAAGTTGATGGGAAATCAAAGGAAGGTGACCAGTAA
- a CDS encoding cache type 2 domain-containing protein — MALTGALVLASGCLSESEDPSADLSGSAPVLSSSVSSEKLVIFVEAAYEYAQVHGKEAALREFNNQNGQFIDGELYIFAYDSEGTTLALPFQPEVIGTARWNTTDINGTAYIQDIVTTAQSGGGFTRYLYADPADNFTVKQKLSYVMMVDQNWVIGAGIYFPGIQQKMTTSDLAALVQNASAYVDAVGEEAALAEFSRTEGLFSHGNIYTYAYDYKGTLLAHPYENDLVGKNRINSTDVRGLPVTRIGAHTASNGGGFIAYLYPAPENGTIDEKTIDSYQPKIGYVSPAGKQFWIGSGLYFTDMACEGSGECPGTVSEMVGLVERCAAYGKEQGSALAFAEISNRSGMFVDAEGHYIYAYDYNGTLLAHPYLPEMIGSSLIEKRDPFGMENIRALADTARSGGGYVVFVWPNPDKGNREELKIGYVLPVNDTWWVGSGVYLSEITGEDSFLSSSIPA, encoded by the coding sequence GTGGCGCTCACCGGAGCGCTGGTTCTGGCTTCAGGATGCCTCTCGGAAAGTGAAGATCCCTCTGCAGACCTGAGTGGCTCCGCGCCGGTTCTCAGCTCCTCCGTATCTTCGGAGAAGCTCGTAATATTTGTCGAGGCAGCTTACGAATATGCGCAAGTCCACGGGAAGGAAGCGGCTCTGCGGGAGTTCAATAACCAAAACGGCCAGTTCATTGACGGTGAACTCTATATCTTCGCCTACGATTCCGAGGGCACCACACTGGCTCTTCCCTTCCAGCCCGAGGTAATCGGGACTGCCCGGTGGAACACCACGGACATAAACGGCACAGCATATATCCAGGATATTGTCACCACCGCGCAGTCAGGCGGGGGATTCACCCGATATCTCTATGCAGACCCTGCAGATAATTTTACAGTCAAACAAAAACTCAGCTATGTGATGATGGTGGATCAGAACTGGGTTATCGGAGCCGGCATCTACTTCCCAGGCATACAGCAGAAGATGACAACGAGTGATCTGGCCGCACTTGTACAGAATGCTTCTGCATATGTGGATGCGGTCGGAGAAGAGGCTGCTCTTGCGGAGTTTTCCAGAACAGAAGGACTATTTTCACATGGCAACATCTACACCTATGCCTATGATTACAAAGGAACGCTTCTTGCGCATCCCTATGAGAATGATCTGGTCGGGAAGAACCGGATAAATTCTACCGATGTTCGCGGACTGCCGGTGACAAGGATTGGTGCGCATACAGCTTCCAACGGCGGTGGGTTCATTGCATACCTGTACCCTGCACCTGAGAATGGAACAATAGACGAGAAAACAATAGATAGTTACCAGCCAAAGATTGGTTATGTTTCCCCTGCCGGAAAGCAGTTCTGGATCGGCTCGGGACTGTACTTCACGGATATGGCCTGCGAAGGCTCCGGTGAATGCCCAGGTACGGTATCGGAGATGGTCGGGCTCGTTGAACGCTGTGCTGCCTATGGAAAAGAACAAGGATCTGCTCTTGCATTTGCCGAAATATCGAACCGCTCCGGAATGTTTGTCGATGCAGAAGGACACTATATCTACGCCTACGACTACAACGGCACGCTTCTCGCCCACCCCTACCTGCCGGAGATGATCGGATCCAGCCTTATAGAGAAGCGCGACCCGTTCGGGATGGAAAATATCCGGGCGCTTGCGGATACAGCACGTTCCGGTGGCGGTTACGTAGTATTCGTGTGGCCTAACCCGGATAAGGGGAATAGGGAAGAACTGAAGATTGGCTATGTCCTCCCGGTAAATGATACCTGGTGGGTAGGTTCCGGAGTCTATCTGAGCGAGATTACGGGGGAGGATTCATTCTTATCCTCCTCAATTCCTGCATAA
- a CDS encoding hexapeptide repeat-containing transferase, protein MRLLNKTGDNSTIDSGCKIYYPQGISLGNNVVITQDVMLDGRGTINIGDDSLIGFESLFITSTYNCAQKDVLIKVQGKFDAPITIGKNVWIGTRATILPGVEIGDGAIIGANTLVTKNVMPYTIVGGVPAKYIKNR, encoded by the coding sequence ATGAGACTGCTCAATAAGACAGGTGATAATTCTACAATTGACTCCGGATGCAAAATATATTATCCGCAGGGAATTTCCCTTGGAAATAATGTTGTTATCACACAGGATGTGATGCTTGATGGGAGAGGAACAATAAATATTGGTGATGATTCACTCATCGGTTTTGAATCTTTGTTTATTACAAGTACATATAATTGTGCGCAGAAAGATGTTTTAATAAAAGTCCAGGGTAAATTTGACGCTCCTATCACAATTGGGAAAAATGTTTGGATCGGGACAAGGGCAACTATATTGCCAGGTGTGGAAATCGGGGATGGAGCAATAATTGGGGCAAATACATTGGTAACAAAAAATGTAATGCCCTATACAATAGTAGGTGGAGTGCCAGCTAAATATATTAAAAATAGGTAA
- a CDS encoding IS1 transposase has product MTDNWKAYAEFLPDEVHTRSKAETYTVEGYNSIFRHFLARLRRKTKCYTKSLEMLKYSVLLLMKYRNNELTILN; this is encoded by the coding sequence ATGACCGATAACTGGAAAGCATATGCAGAGTTTCTTCCAGATGAGGTTCATACACGATCAAAAGCAGAAACCTATACAGTGGAAGGATATAACAGCATATTCAGGCACTTTCTGGCAAGATTACGAAGAAAAACAAAATGTTATACTAAGAGTCTTGAAATGCTAAAATACTCTGTTCTTCTTTTGATGAAGTATAGAAATAATGAACTAACTATACTTAATTAA
- a CDS encoding CRISPR-associated Cas1 family protein, with protein MFNYGYALLEAECLGSIYTVGLDSHVGFLHEMNPSKDSLAYDLQEPFRFLVDLSVINLIESEKMENKDFIRTESYSLRLKPSGAKKVTEEFNLWMNKKVPYKKQSVMWSYALLLKTRELAQFLVEKKQTLDFSNLESIIQRHDSEDIRQKILSISYTDWENMGFSKGTLHYMKKNAEVDKPFTLNAHVKERLEGME; from the coding sequence ATGTTCAACTATGGCTATGCTCTCCTTGAAGCTGAATGCCTGGGATCTATATACACTGTTGGTCTTGATTCTCATGTTGGTTTCTTGCATGAAATGAATCCAAGCAAAGACAGTTTGGCCTATGACCTGCAAGAACCTTTCAGATTCCTTGTAGATCTCTCTGTTATCAATCTGATTGAATCAGAGAAAATGGAGAATAAGGATTTTATTAGGACTGAGAGCTATTCTCTCAGGTTAAAGCCTTCAGGAGCTAAGAAAGTTACTGAAGAGTTTAATTTATGGATGAACAAGAAAGTTCCCTACAAGAAGCAGTCTGTAATGTGGAGTTATGCTTTATTGCTGAAAACCAGAGAGCTAGCTCAGTTCCTTGTTGAGAAAAAGCAGACTCTTGATTTTAGTAATCTTGAATCTATTATACAAAGGCATGATTCAGAGGATATAAGGCAAAAGATACTAAGCATCTCTTATACAGATTGGGAGAATATGGGATTCTCCAAAGGTACTCTCCATTACATGAAGAAGAATGCTGAAGTTGATAAGCCATTTACTCTTAATGCTCATGTTAAGGAAAGGTTGGAAGGGATGGAGTAA